The following DNA comes from Entelurus aequoreus isolate RoL-2023_Sb linkage group LG19, RoL_Eaeq_v1.1, whole genome shotgun sequence.
caatcaatcaaaaactacaTTTTCTGAGTCCATCTGAGTCATGCCGTCTCAAAAATTGTAAACAGAACATCATCGTCATTTATTTAGCAATGATAGCAACTTCCTTTTTTGGTCTGGTTCCTACCGTTATCGCCCGCACCTGTGCCATTATGGAACTGCGTTTCAGTACCCATCCCCATGCGTGAGTATATGTGACAATGAGGTTGTTCTCAGCGGCGAGGTACATTTACAACAACAATATTCAAAAACATACTCACTGTCATATTCCTCTTGTCTTCCTCATATGCTTTCTTAGCCTGTTCCTGCAGGGAGATGAACTCAAATGTCTTCATCTTCAGGTCCCAAGAAAGGTTTTTGTTGATCTCCATTGTTCGGCCCAGCGCTCGAAGGAGATGGTCCTGCTGAGTCATTAGCTTACTCTAGAAACATATACAACAGCATGAGGAACACCACCTTGGATAATGACACAGACGTGATAGAGCCAGtgaaaatacagtggtacctcggttttagtTAGTAATCCGTTCCAAAACTAATACAGAAAAAAGGTCAGATGAAGACCGATTCTATCTGAATCGTGCACAAATTGAAGCAATTGTTCTCATAAGAAATGATGCAAATCCGATTTGTTCTATACTAGACACGCAAACATTCACATGAACACAAAAATATGAACCCATAAATTGATGTGAAATACAATTATATGAGGAATACATcacttttgactttattaaacacCCTCATTGATGAGCAGAGAGGTTAGGGGAGTGGACAGAGAAGCCACTAGGACGCTGTTTCACTCCAAAACGTTTCAAACAGGGGTAATCGatcgtggcggcccgccacgagaaaataagtcgccacaccttaaaaattagttttttaacaacgtgaaaacaaattaatgtAAGCTACAGAAGAAGTCCCACGAAGACTGACActcttttaaacttttattgccaatcttatgctaatAATCGGCCCAATTCCAACACACATTCCCTCCTGTCTGTCTTCGTGCTTCACTCCCAGAcacacaactagagatgtccgaaaatagcttttttgacgatatccgatattgtccaactcttaattaccgattccgatatcaaccgataccgatatatacagttgtggaattaacacattattatgcctaattttgttgtgatgccccgatggacggattaaacaatgtaacaaggttttagaaaataaatcaactcaagttatggaaaaaaatgccaacatagcactgccatatttattattgaagtcacaaagtgcattatttttttttaacatgcctcaaaacagcaacttagaatttgggacatgctctccctgagatagcatgaggaggttgaggtgggcggggtgggggtgcggggttgaggtggggggagggaggtagcgggggggtgtatattgtagcgtcccggaagagttagtgctgcaaggggttctgggtatttgttctgttgtgtttatgttgttacggtgcggatgttctcccgaaatgtgtttgtcattcttgtttggtgtgggttcacagtgtggcgcatatttgtaacagtgttaaagttgtttatacgtccaccctcagtgtgacctgtatggctgttgaccaagtatgcttgcattcacttgtgtgtgtgaaaagccgtagatattatgtgattgggccgtcacgcagaggcagtgccttaaaggtttattggcactctatacttctccctacgtccgtgtacacagcggcgatttaaaaagtcatacattttactttttgaaacctataccgataattttgaatccgataccgatactttccgatattacattttaaagcatttatcggccgataatatcggcagtctgatgttatcggacatttctacacttcctcattctccgacAATCTCCTTTCTGGCAGTGTGTTCACGATCATGGGAACAATTAACACCAATAACCCATTAACGTTGTTGCAGTAtggatgtatatactgtatataacctATTTGCGCACTATTTACTAGTGAAGCACCGAAAATTCGGCCACTGAAAAAATACCCCAACAACACTGCCTAAACCGTATGTTGCGACAACGTAAGCAATATGCACGCTATTGTCTGCAGCAGAGGCAGCATGTTTGCGATGTGGATGTACTTTAATACATTCCACCGACAGTAATCTACAAAATGTAAATGTGCAAATAATAAGAGGTCGGTGTTGACTGACATCAGGCTCACTGCAGCTCTCCCTTGTCAAGGAGTGACAGacgtagagtctctaaacatgagTAGAGTCTACAataaccagaaaaagatgctagatttgttgttaGTCGTTATTAATAAAGAAAAAATCTCAAAGGATTGCGGAAGTCTCTAAAACTTGAAGAAAATCTCTACAaactacattgtacaataagcagcaagaaTTAAAAAACAGAGCAAAATGATATACgataaaatgtatgtaaatactaggggtgtaacggtacacaaaaatttcggttcggtacgtacctcggtttagaggtcacgattcggttcatcttcggtacagtaagaaaacaacaaaatatacatttttgggttatttttttaccaaatttgcagtatcttccaccaaaaatatttttcttagtggaatatttgatgtaatcggaaccttggataggtcaataattcataataacattgattttgattcaatattatgttttgagcaatgacagtttgaaagaaaaaaaacagctttgttttattagtcaacattgcaactttttctaaattacatttaacctttaagcttttttatttcacttttgttatgtttttgtttattttaatagtatttttagaatgtgccgtgggcctttaaaacattagctgtgcgCCGCAAATGGCTTCCGgaacacacttttgacacccctgctatagataataaaaaattaaatgtgatctatggataaaaagcagagcatggcgacgcatgcgcgtttatcataactctctcactctctctttctctgcccctccctcacgaatgctgctgcgcgcacaatttgttttgtttttaaccccttcttaaccctgaacgtacattgaaaatacacgcaaccctaactcaaaatgccggacatttgaggcatttaagaaactcagccctgacagctccgcaaaagaggacatgtccggtgaaaagaggacgtatggtcagtctatcgtagcccgttagctgctagcatgcagtgtgttgtgcctctgtgtgcattgtttacacaacgtgcgttaccctacttaatatgtccgtgtggaaactcgttcggtacacctccgaaccgaaccggaacccccgtaccgaaacggttcaatacaaatacacgtaccgttacacccctagtaaataccAATTAACACAGATTGGTTTTTAAATGCATGTGTATTTTTTTggcctatttaaaaaaatatgtgcatAATAGCAAATTATTTGACTGTCATGTTGACCACAGCCCTAGACacccacccccctcccccaccgccacagatatgtcggcaatctgggggaaaccctgAAAAAGTCAACTTTTAAGAGAGGATGGTTAGTGCTGTAAACTTGCTGACTGCTGTCAGCCATCCGtaaacttaaaggactatacgttgcacctcacctCCTGTTATTACTGTACCAAAGCATCGTTCAACCCATCcttctgtactgttccacatgttttttcactatgCTTTCAGTAACCAACCGGAGGACCAAACTCACatgcattacaaacatagcagctaaaatcatcggcctacccacacccaacatttcagatctaaaccacaggtccatcactcgactggcaaacacaatagtccaggatatgactcacccactacaccaatacatcatcccactaccatcagggcgcaggtacagaactatcaaattccggagggcccgcgtcgggaaaagccttatccctgcagctatagccgcccttaacagccgacctgtctgacaagcctgtaaatgtgttggtcatgtatgatgtctttttgttatttttgttcgtgatgtgtaatgtctattgcttaaatgtacggcagtgaaaatgaatttccccaacggggaccaataaatctaaatcaagTCAATCAAATCAACAGCAGCAGGCACAACCATTACACACACAGGCCTATCTTACTTCCTGTGCTGTGTGTCTCCTTTAACCGTTCCCCGAGCAACTTGTGTTCACTAGAAACTTTTACATTACTATCCCATTGCAAGAGAAGCCACTTTAATACTTTTCAacaagttctttcttgaattcagagTTTCTCACTAGGAGTTGTTCAGTGTCAGTGTGCGTTCTATGAACCAATAAACTGCACACACAAAGATGATTTTAAAAGATTGCATGGCATGGAATCTGTAtggtgtcccaactctaaaataACTATTGCCCATTTTTCACAGACCAACCGACATTTGGAATTCTTTGTTTGGCCGCTTACTTCCAGGATGATACGCTGGCAAACTATGACTGTGTTTGGCCtgtacaaaaaaactgtgacaaagtttggtgaaaataataataataaaaaaagaatcaCACAAAAAGTTGGGCGGACAAAAACTGAAGCACCACTGTACAAGTATTCACGTTCGATTGTTCATTCACACACATGCAAGGAAAAGACTTGCGATCTTTAAAAGTCACAAACTATTTTGTCTTATTATTCTTACGAACTATAACAGAAAGCTGAGCTGTAGGTAAACAAATAGCAAAGTAACATATTAGTCCAAAGTTATTGACACTTGGAAAACACTTACCTTCTGTTTGATCAGGCCCTTGCAAAACTGCAATGTTTCAGCAAAATCTACCCGCacctacaaaaaaaaatcatagagAATTAACATAAAAGTTGATATATGACATAATAAAGGTCCACAATAAACAGTGTGCACCAGTGTttcccagtattttattgagccAAGGCATATATTTTACATGAGAAAAATCCCACAGCACTATGCCCATGCCTAGTActttttcacatttgaatcaagatggtaccaattcccggtacctgggaatcaatccATGTATTCAACGGTACCAActtttgtgttcatgtgttaatttgtttcataataaaatgtttttttccctttaccATTTCACAGTGCCCTGATAACTGTATTGTCTTGTTGTTATATCTAGATTTCTTacatctgagtctcatttgcaagtatttagTAGTAGACTTTGcaagcagttgcaattccaagatatTAGATAGGAAGTAGTGAATAGGTTATGGTGTGTTGCCAAATCAGGGAGTAGTCTTGGCCATTAagctgaatctagtcttttgttgcgccctaaataGGGTTTATACTTTAAGTATTGTTCTTATTACACATCAGCTGTTTGCAACctacatcttagttgtagtttgcaTTACCAGATTGAGAGGTGTTGATATCGCCATGTAAAATAATTCATGCTAATTAGTGTCTACGGCAAATTCAACATAAATTGGCAGAGCGCTAGCACATttagaaaagtggagccttacagtTGGCATGGGAAATTGTaattcatcaatctttattgcggaccttaagatccattacacacataaaaaaacacaacacaaaacattaaaacagttttaaaacagtaaaaacaaaacaataaaacctaaagcccaaatgtcagtttctgacatacaaacatgtgcCAATGGTCccacagtccagatgagtaccTAACAGAACTGCGGCCAGGGTCCGTTATCACAGTGATTATGTCATTTCCAGACTCAGATGCCCTACACTTAAACTTATACATAAGGTTGCGTAGCAACGCTGTGGCTTGCACTGGAGCTTCTTGGAATTCTCAGAAgcagcctcatacaatcattataagcaaCCTGCAGCTTCTGTATGCTTTTGTGCTTATACTTTACCCACAGGGGGACAGTATACAGAGGAGTGCAATAGGCTCTGAATAAGTTTATCTTTACATCATCCGTACAATAACAACATTTCTTTCTCAGCATGTTGGCTTGGGCATACAGCATACGCCGCTGTCTGCATAGGTCATCATCATCACCCAATAGGTCAGTAATGATGTGCCCCAGATACTTAGTTTTATCACACACACTCAGCACCTGTCCTGACAGATAGAACGAAGGAAAAGAGAGGTCCTTGTCTTCCCTTGTTCTACATATCATGATGACACTCTTTTTGGCATTACATTTCACATCATATTTTAAACCATAACCTGTACATATATTCAGCAGCTGCTGGAAGTTAGCACTGCTAGGAGACAGGATGGCTAAATCATAATTATAACAACTGAGTCTGCGGtgagtgcttgtttccccgccaagtgtttgagccatgTCTACAACCGGACGTAATGACACGTGCAACAAAGATATCCAAATATGGCTTTGGTTTTATTTTACGTGAACTGGTATCGTATGAATAGCACTAGGTATatgtggggggcgtggcctgcggacctgcagcgaagcggggcgtGCCAGGACCAGCTTCGAGatcagcggcaggtgcgtagatgacacagctgagagtgtttgtctgatcacctgtcgctctgttaaaggcagcagtcgggaaggagagggggtggttgttgatggtggaaagCGAGACACGACACTGGTTCTCGCTCGCGCTGGTTCTCCGCAGGCCATGCCCCCCCACAGTATATAAAAAAGTTATATGTACAGCAGTCTCTGCCATCTGGTGGAAGGACACATAATTGGTCTGCCTGTCACCATGCATCGCTGGCAAATATAGATGAAAAATGATGCATTATTTGAAGCAAAATAAAAACGGGATCAGTTAAAAGGAGCTGTtcgcaacttgctcacagttgcattttttcaaagcaaaagaTATAGCAAAGAACCGTGGCTAGCTTACGTTAccgttagtggtttaacagaacatagtGGTTTTAAAACTGTCAAAATTTTTTACAATTACTAAGTTTGTGTACTACAATTATTTTACTCACCCTATCTCGTCAAGACGTACGCGCAGAGAGCGCGTGCAAACAAACAaaagcaacgaacaatttgcagtcatgttgttgctaTGAtggaatacactgcaaaaagtcagtgttcaaaaacaagaaaaaaaaaatacaaaaattaggggtattttatttgaactaagcaaaattatctgccaatagaacaaggaaatttggcttgtcaagactttccaaaacaagtaaaattagctaacctcaatgaacccaaaaataccttaaaataagtatattctaaataataacaagtgcacttttcttggttgaaaaaaaaaagagacctttttgcttaatatgttgaaaaatattcttaaattaagtaaatgctagtgccattatcttgacataatgatatgcgctcggcattacatttcttgaaaccagcaaacttatactaaaaactaatttattgttcttaatggaaaggcaacaaggcaaccgcttgttactctcggggtctcaggcaaatcatatggtctaaaaatgcatttttccatcgataacatgatatcatcgcgccaagtgcgtgctctttcagtcaattagtgtgcatatctacagcccggcccccggccaaaatttttaaaattttaattttgaggaatttatttgaatgtgcatgaactatttctgttcaaaatagtttgaaatgtcacatgttaaatgtttaaatattaaccgtcagtttactgtactgtgccaactgtactactatatgagtacgtattttctattgtttcattaaaaaaaaaacagcaaagtcaatttggctgtcatctgttttaattatgagacacaattgtgtcaaaatcatgattttttttttcatgcttgaaatgagaaattataatttaaaaaaagcagttttatacttgtgagtgttgatgacacagctttgcaacagttgatattctagtttcaagcatgttttactcaatataggtcataaaatctcagcaacaagctgtaatatctaactgagatcatttaggaccaaaacccttaaaacaagtaaaagactaacataaaatctgcttagtaagaataattatcttattggacagaaaataagcaaatatcacccttatttgagatattcaatcttacttagatttcagtttttgcagtgtatacattCAATGATGGCTAATGCTAACCATCCAAATCggtatcattagctaacaacacccaacgctaatgcacgtgcatgtgttaaagttaaaatttaatgtaccactgatagtcacacacacactaagtgtggtgaaattaccctctgcatttgacacatccccttgttccaggggagcagtgagcagcagcagtggccgcgcttgggaatcattttggtgatttaacccccacttccaacccttgatgctgagtgccaagcagagaggtaatgagTCCAATTtttctagtctttggtatgactcggtatcACTCTAACcacaatataacaatatattGTGGTtatatatggtgtgtgtatatgtggtATATATttaacaatataacatacatccataaacgtggatgcatatgcaaaagtgcaatatatttatctgtacagtaatctatttatttatatcagcaccttattgattttttatcctgcactaccatgatctaatgcaacaaaatttcgttcttatctgtactgtaaagtttaaaatttgaatgacaataaaaaggaaatctaagtctaagtctaaccacaaggccagttACATATGTATGTAGTTACGTCATTAGGTCCTCGTAGCCGTAAGAGGGTGGGGTATAGCATtgtaaagttagcgccctctagacgtctgtgtaaatgttgcacagAGCCCTTTAAAAGAAATGGGTTATTTTACTATCACTTTCCGCAGCCTAGTGGTTAAGAACTGCTGTTGTACACAATACTGTACACACACCTGCTTTTCCGAGTCACGTTGTTTTTCAAGCTGCCTTTTCAGTTCCGCTTTACCCTTCCGAGTGGCGAGGAGGTCAAAGCGACGGGTGGAAAGCCTGGCTGTTGGAGCTTGTGCAACCAATTTTAGTCCCCGTGTAACTCTGCGTCTGGGCAACTTTGGGACAGAAATAGAAGCAGTTGTTAGTATGAATATTGACGAAAAACAGCTGAAATACCAACAACAACTTTGAACTCTACTTACCCTTTGAACCTGAGACATTACATTGACAGCGCCCAACGGGTTGGTGACGTTTTTAATTCGCTCCATTTGTTCACTATGTAGGTCATCTATTCTTTTGAGCACCTGCCTCTCCGTTACTGTGTTCCTGACGCTCTGTAAACTTTCGAATACACATGTCCAAATGTTAAAGGTTATAGTGAATtttaggccttgttcacactgcaggtcaattctggGTTTTTTTTGCCTGTGTGTGACCTGTATAGGATTTTTTTATGTCAATGTGAACAATGCAATTATAAAATTTTCAACCTCTTTTGTATGTAGATATGAATCAGAGATGTATTGAATTTGTCTGCAGTCTAAATGCTCCGATCGTGTTCATCCAACCAAATATATCATCAAACAACAGTGAGTGTCATCATTCCTCTCCAAAATAAACTTTTGCAAACTAAATAATTGACAAATGTGTAGAAAACAGGCAAAAACATGAATGTTGCACGACTCCGACCTCCCACTGCAGACATCGAAGCAAAGGTCCCACAAACTGCGGAAGCCATAATGTTTTGGCCTCTTCCTTTTATAATcttctagatagatagatagtactttattgattccttcaggagagttccctcaggaaaattcaaattccagcagcagtgtacagaattgagattgaattttaaaaaaagtaagaagtaaataatgggggtatacatggaaacaaaatagaaaaatattacaataagaataaaaaaaaaaacaacaacaatgagaataaaaatataacagtaaaataagaatataacaagagaaactaggcagtagtgaccatgttatgaaaaagtattgcactgttattgttattTCTATGGGCAATGTTGACATTGACAGCACAAAattcttgaaattgccacaaaaatGCACCACAACTGAGACATACTATAATTGAAGCCATGTTTATTTCCAAAAACACTGCAGCACGTGTGACGTCATGATGTCATGCGGGTGACATTGTAcatggcattttttttgtaatgtgaacaaaatccaaaaaaagatcggatttgccAAAATAAAATCGGAATTGGACATACTTTGCAGTGTTTCATACTGAAATTTCAACTAAAAGCCGAATATCCCTAACGTTTTGTGAGTAGTGTACACGTGGATCCATCCCTTTCACACTGCCCGGGATTTCAACCAAGGTCAACCAATTAAGAGACGAGAGCATTAGGCAAAATGTTAGAATCagcgtgttgtgtgtgtgtgtgcgattcCAAAAGCATTTGGGAGTTTGTTTTTAAAGATGCAGTAAGTAAAGAACTAACTGTTTTGTGTATTCATCCACGCCTTGATTTAATAATGGTATTTAACCTTAAGATAAATGCAATATAGCCTAATAATGAACATGTcgtgcactagggttgtacggtatatcgtattagtatagtaccgcgatactaatgaatcatattcggtattataacgcctctgaaaagtaccggtccgccaccaccccctgtcgtcacgtcgtgtcagtgctggtttacgagcagacgagcatgttcggcagcgcacaatcacggagtacttacaagaggacacggtgtgtagacaaaaaagggacaACGGACGCattttaaaaactaaagataaaggtgaagttataacactgaaacgcccaccagaagaggtgctttaagacatggctagctagctagcggttaacatccagccccagtcggcagtgttttagctacttctaaatcactaatcctcgcctccatggcgacaaataaagtaagtttcttacaagtaccatccctgcaggacgaggaatagctaaacatgcttcactacacaccgtagctcaccggtgtcacaatgtaaacaaacgccattggtggagctacacctgacatccactgtaacgataccaagtacagtagcgtatctagtcgatacgactatcattacatctatattttttagaataacaaacttttttttttatttttattttattcatattatgtttataaactcaggaaatatgtccccggacacatgaggactttgaatatgaccaatgtatgatcctgtaactacttggtattggattgacacccaaatttgtggtatgatccaaaactaatgtaaagtatcaaacaacagaagaataagtgattattacattttaacagaagtgtaccggtagatagaacatgttaaaagagaaagtaagcagatattaacagtaaatgaacaaatagattaataattaattttctaccttttgcccttaataatgttgacaaaataatagaatgataaatgacacaatatgttactgcatatgtca
Coding sequences within:
- the LOC133634925 gene encoding baculoviral IAP repeat-containing protein 8-like isoform X2; this encodes MERIKNVTNPLGAVNVMSQVQRLPRRRVTRGLKLVAQAPTARLSTRRFDLLATRKGKAELKRQLEKQRDSEKQVRVDFAETLQFCKGLIKQKSKLMTQQDHLLRALGRTMEINKNLSWDLKMKTFEFISLQEQAKKAYEEDKRNMTEKVKKMFRPVCRAFTAQKNELNALRQQISRPPKGLPADKNGKELECSVCMDRKSCIVFVPCGHLTTCEVCAQAVYWCPICCGFIAQKVKTYIS
- the LOC133634925 gene encoding baculoviral IAP repeat-containing protein 8-like isoform X1, whose amino-acid sequence is MTRRIMAQGWTDNVFLPIHPTTDSLQSVRNTVTERQVLKRIDDLHSEQMERIKNVTNPLGAVNVMSQVQRLPRRRVTRGLKLVAQAPTARLSTRRFDLLATRKGKAELKRQLEKQRDSEKQVRVDFAETLQFCKGLIKQKSKLMTQQDHLLRALGRTMEINKNLSWDLKMKTFEFISLQEQAKKAYEEDKRNMTEKVKKMFRPVCRAFTAQKNELNALRQQISRPPKGLPADKNGKELECSVCMDRKSCIVFVPCGHLTTCEVCAQAVYWCPICCGFIAQKVKTYIS